Below is a genomic region from Raphanus sativus cultivar WK10039 unplaced genomic scaffold, ASM80110v3 Scaffold3373, whole genome shotgun sequence.
AACAAGGCTTCAGTTGTTTTTGTCAACTACTTgagataaaaattaaagaagtaGACAAGTCTGGTTTATACAAAAAAAGGGCACCATCAGATTTAGGAAAACTATCACTAAATGCTGGACTTGTGAACAGCTAACACTCAAGAACAAAGACAAATGTCAAGTCATCAAAAACTGTCACTGCAAAACTGAACAGAAGTGTGTACTGAAAGGGTGCGAAGATATGAAAGGTTGTTGGGGTCTCAAGCGGTGTAAGCGCTCTTGGCGTTCCTATCCAGCTTCTTCGCATCCTcctgaagaaaaaataaaacaaaccaaCAGAAGAATAAatagacaaacaaacaaacagagagaaatgaaaaagaaagaaacttttgAATGAGCATTCAAGAGAAGCTCTGTTCTTACATGGATAATGAAACCAATGCTGCTGTTGTAATCAAGAAACTCCTTCCACTGTCTCCCAATGCTCACCTGTAACATTGAAGGGTATCAAAAGTTTCATGCCTGCCTTTCCTAAGCAGAGAGAGTTTGATGAGAGATTTGTCGTTTGACCTGAGCAGGTTCGTTGGAAGAGTTTTTGGTCCAAATGGAAATCCTTTCTTGCTTTCCTCTAATGTTAACAACAGCTCCGCAGATCTCATCGCCATGGTCAAACTGTTCTCCAATCAATGCAAGCAACTATACGAACCACgtcaaacacacaaaacccGATAAGACTCCACTCAGAGAAGTACTCgtcaagaaattaaaaaaaggaaaacacatAGGGTGTAAAGCCAGGACTGATCAGACTTGTCTTTAGGGAAGTTCATAGTCCATTTGCCACCGTTGGCACAGATAGGATCCTCCCACTTAGGCTCGATATTGTGTTTGAAACAATAAAAGTCAGCTCCGTGACTTAACTTGCTCGGATGCCTCATGTTATTGTACAAACTGCAACCAtatagtaaccaaaaaaaaaaaaaccaagaaTTCAATATTTGTTGCTAATAGattaaacataaatatcttAATCAGAGACAAAAATAAGAACGcaatctaaaacaaaaacaaaactaaaaaaccaTCCATGTTGCAGAATCATTGTAACCTCCAGAACTGCTCGACGGTGGAGAAGGTGAAGACGGATCGTAAGGAGCTTCCCCAAGTCGTCTGCTTGGATTTAACAGAAGGGTTATCGAACCAGAAGGTCCACGAATGCTCCAACGGGTGCGATTCGGTGGGAACCGAGGATTCTTTCGTGGATTCTTccgtaggaggaggaggagacttgAGAGTGTCTTCTTCTACGGCCATCgtctctttttctcttctaCAAACGATGTTTagtttactttttactttttcagtttttcttttcgTAGGGTTAGTTACGATACGACGTCATTCCCGCGTAAgtcatttgtttgtttatatgctTTTAGTAGAAGTAGTCCTTGGGCCCGCGTAAGTCATTCCAACGACATATAAAATTcacttatttctttatttagaaTTAAGTATTAATACTCTTTAACAGGCCTTTTATATCTGACACTGGGTTTTGACGTGTTGTGGCTCATTTGGTAAGAGATTCATCCGTGACGTTATTGAGATATGATAGTTGATCAGATCATGTTTCATTCCATTGGCTTTGCCAAGAGAACGAGAGTTAAAAGAGTTTCGTTCATTTCAAAACAAGTTAGGAAtcagatttttcttttgttaaggAGGTAATGGAAATACGTACGTACGTGCAAGTAATGTTTTTATAATGTTTAGTTTTGGTCAAGTTTATCTTAATCCTATGGACCTGGGTCTGAGTTAGACTGTCTTATACGAGTACGTATGGGACTTCTGTACCTAAACAGTCAAATAGTAGTAGAGAAAACCATCTACAACTTCTTTTCTTTGACAAgagaaaaatatcaattttgTTCATCCGATCGATTTGCTAGTAAGACTTTTTATGCCAAGGAAACGACAGTGTAGCCTTTAATTATATCGCTTTGTGAATTTTCATGACAGTATTTTCGTTtccaattaataaaatcttGACGTTACACAATTAATCTTGACGTTAAACAATTAGCTAGACTCTAAAGTTTATTTGGTTAATCATATCAAGGATTTTCAAAAGTTTGGCCATCAAGTGTGACCGAGGGAGCTTGGCTTtacctttttatatattttaatccacgtttaataatatattcatgTACTGAATTTGGTTGATTCATTTTAAAGTATGTATTATAAAACAAC
It encodes:
- the LOC108852220 gene encoding eukaryotic translation initiation factor 4E-1, with translation MAVEEDTLKSPPPPTEESTKESSVPTESHPLEHSWTFWFDNPSVKSKQTTWGSSLRSVFTFSTVEQFWSLYNNMRHPSKLSHGADFYCFKHNIEPKWEDPICANGGKWTMNFPKDKSDQSWLYTLCLLALIGEQFDHGDEICGAVVNIRGKQERISIWTKNSSNEPAQVSIGRQWKEFLDYNSSIGFIIHEDAKKLDRNAKSAYTA